From the Opitutus sp. ER46 genome, one window contains:
- a CDS encoding thrombospondin type 3 repeat-containing protein: protein MKRVFALVLLSLAGPAFAAPIKVDLSVGGRADALAPGYAAWCDVTGKSAARRFGGVEVQLGVSHGVMATTWWKGGAVEGARMVVDAVRVNRAAADAVLELRLRGLPAGRHSLATFHNVSASPESNVQVGAFDVWLNGVEYTRGVKPSLRAASDDDAAVAYLEFEVVAGEDVRVEYRVATGAEASASLVLCGFELDGADPRRRAAKPQPERGDEHVAAEQGTVRLTWTPAPGAITHRVYLGTSEVAVAAATPDAPECHGVAPAAQCSIAGLDVHSDYFWRVDEIDAQGRVTPGEVWHFRLRRPAFPGAEGYGRFARGGRGGRVIEVTNLNDSGPGSLRAAVEADGPRTVVFAVSGLITLQRRLVIRNPYLTIAGQTAPGKGITLRKYNFGLMGTHDVVLRHLRVRPGNLSGTTLDGMGMATSDHCIIDHASISWTIDEAFSSRGARNITLQRTLISEALNQAGHKNYPAGSRHGYAASIGGMVGSFHHNLLAHNSGRNWSLAGGLDQAGHHTGWLDLRNNVVYNWDNRTTDGGAARVQYVNNYYKPGPASHVFHLLKPERNNIRGFGPQDYFVAGNVMEGRVGPDDAWGGIVAPDPARARRSGDNVADHDDALPSEPEPLASFVRRQPFFEPLVTTQSARAAYKQVLSDVGCTQPAFDAHDARIVREVQTGTFTYRGSKTKLPGLPDSQDDVGGWEEYPEVRRPADFDHDHDGLPDWWEVAHGTNPLSPAGASDDANADPDRDGYTNLEDYLNWMAAPHLECASDGSVTVDLASLTAGFTAQPVHRVVRVRHGTASVLDDGHTLRFVPEPGYRGLAEVVFGVTDADGDGMERTIGVAVR from the coding sequence ATGAAACGAGTATTTGCTCTGGTCCTGCTCTCGCTTGCCGGCCCCGCGTTCGCGGCGCCGATCAAGGTCGATCTCTCCGTCGGCGGCCGGGCCGATGCCCTGGCCCCCGGCTACGCGGCGTGGTGCGACGTGACGGGCAAGTCGGCGGCGCGACGTTTCGGCGGCGTCGAGGTGCAACTCGGGGTTTCGCATGGCGTGATGGCGACGACGTGGTGGAAAGGCGGCGCAGTCGAGGGCGCGCGCATGGTGGTTGATGCGGTGCGCGTGAACCGCGCCGCCGCCGACGCCGTGCTGGAGCTGCGCCTGCGTGGTCTGCCCGCGGGACGCCATTCGCTCGCCACCTTTCACAACGTCTCCGCCTCGCCCGAAAGCAACGTGCAGGTTGGCGCGTTCGATGTGTGGCTGAACGGTGTCGAGTACACGCGGGGGGTGAAGCCGAGCCTGCGGGCCGCTTCCGACGATGACGCCGCGGTGGCGTACCTGGAGTTCGAGGTCGTTGCCGGCGAGGATGTGCGCGTCGAGTACCGCGTGGCGACCGGCGCCGAGGCGTCCGCCAGCCTGGTGCTTTGCGGCTTTGAACTCGACGGTGCCGATCCCCGGCGGCGGGCGGCGAAACCGCAGCCCGAACGCGGCGACGAGCACGTGGCGGCCGAGCAGGGAACGGTGAGGCTCACGTGGACACCGGCGCCGGGTGCGATCACGCATCGGGTTTACCTCGGGACGAGCGAAGTGGCGGTCGCAGCGGCGACGCCCGACGCCCCGGAGTGCCACGGCGTTGCGCCCGCGGCGCAGTGCAGCATCGCCGGGCTGGACGTTCATTCGGACTACTTCTGGCGCGTCGACGAAATCGATGCACAGGGGCGCGTGACGCCGGGCGAGGTGTGGCACTTTCGGCTGCGGCGGCCGGCGTTTCCGGGGGCGGAGGGCTACGGCCGCTTTGCCCGGGGCGGGCGAGGCGGTCGGGTGATTGAGGTGACAAACCTCAACGACTCGGGTCCCGGGAGCCTGCGCGCAGCCGTGGAGGCGGATGGACCGCGGACCGTGGTGTTTGCCGTTTCCGGGCTGATTACGCTGCAGCGTCGGCTGGTCATCCGAAATCCGTATCTCACCATCGCCGGCCAGACGGCGCCGGGGAAAGGCATCACGCTCCGGAAGTACAACTTCGGCCTGATGGGCACGCACGACGTTGTGCTCCGGCACCTCCGCGTGCGGCCGGGCAACCTGTCCGGCACGACGCTCGACGGGATGGGCATGGCGACCAGTGATCACTGCATCATCGACCATGCCTCGATCAGCTGGACGATCGACGAGGCGTTCAGCTCGCGCGGCGCGCGCAACATCACGCTGCAGCGCACGCTGATTTCGGAGGCGCTGAACCAGGCCGGGCACAAGAACTATCCTGCCGGTTCGCGCCACGGCTACGCCGCCAGCATCGGCGGCATGGTCGGCAGCTTTCACCACAACCTCCTCGCCCATAACTCGGGCCGCAACTGGAGCCTTGCCGGAGGGCTCGACCAGGCCGGCCACCACACCGGCTGGTTGGATCTGCGCAACAACGTCGTTTACAACTGGGATAATCGCACGACCGACGGTGGGGCCGCGCGCGTGCAGTACGTAAACAACTATTACAAGCCCGGCCCGGCCTCGCATGTGTTTCACCTCCTCAAGCCGGAGCGGAACAATATTCGCGGGTTCGGCCCGCAGGACTACTTCGTCGCCGGGAATGTGATGGAAGGACGCGTCGGCCCGGACGACGCCTGGGGCGGAATTGTGGCACCGGATCCGGCACGGGCCCGGCGCAGTGGCGACAACGTGGCCGATCACGATGATGCGCTCCCGTCCGAGCCGGAGCCGCTCGCGTCTTTCGTGCGACGGCAACCGTTCTTCGAGCCCTTGGTGACCACACAGTCGGCGCGCGCCGCGTACAAGCAGGTGTTGTCCGACGTCGGCTGCACGCAGCCGGCGTTCGACGCACACGATGCGCGCATTGTCCGCGAAGTGCAGACGGGGACGTTCACGTATCGCGGCAGCAAGACGAAGCTGCCGGGGCTGCCGGACTCCCAGGACGACGTCGGCGGCTGGGAGGAATACCCCGAGGTGCGCCGCCCGGCCGATTTCGACCACGACCACGATGGGTTGCCCGATTGGTGGGAAGTGGCGCACGGCACGAATCCGCTATCGCCCGCGGGAGCAAGCGATGATGCCAACGCCGATCCCGATCGCGACGGCTACACAAATCTCGAGGACTACTTGAACTGGATGGCTGCGCCGCATCTCGAGTGCGCGTCGGACGGGAGCGTCACGGTCGATCTCGCGTCGCTCACGGCGGGGTTTACCGCCCAACCCGTGCACCGCGTCGTTCGCGTGCGGCACGGCACGGCGAGCGTCCTCGATGACGGCCACACGCTGCGGTTCGTGCCGGAGCCGGGCTATCGCGGGCTGGCCGAGGTCGTGTTCGGGGTGACCGATGCCGACGGCGACGGAATGGAGCGCACGATTGGTGTCGCGGTTCGGTGA
- a CDS encoding malectin domain-containing carbohydrate-binding protein, with protein sequence MTAPLRSCLRLASLLVLASGLLPSFAVASETAAGRGAPNIPGELTPLPPRREVLLNDGWLTLAVETGAPEPAGLHSLSADLSGWKRVDVPHNWDGYEGSRQLRHGNRHGTAWYRRTFSVAPLADDARQFLFFEGVGSYATVWVNGRLVGRHAGGLTTFTLDVTAAVHAGADNLLVVRADHPAGIRDLPWVCGGCERASGFSEGPQPFGINRPVHLVSTASVRIEPFGVHVWNDEHANADAARLHVRTELRNYGAIAQRVTLTTRVLAPAHGTAAPVVLSTTRSDVTLAPGQTQIVAHEPPVIARPHLWSPAAPALHTIESEVSPAAAPAAPSAAQPSLGAVGVLDRTATSFGIRTIRWTAPDSPDARFYLNGEPFFLNGVCDYEHNLGDNHAFTPAQIHARVRQIQSAGFNAFRDAHHPHNLRFQTYWDAEGLPWWTQFGAHVWFDNEAFRTNFKALLREWVRERRNSPSLILWGLQNESLLPTAFAEECSALIRELDPTASSQRKITTCNGGTGTDWDVPQNWSGTYSGDPAAYADDLRRQHLVGEYGAWRSLGLHTEGGFQEKAPYSEDRMAALLELKLRLAETVRGEVGGHFLWPFTSHANPGRNAGEFGEQMSDGIRPLDRIGPANNKGLFTIWGEPTDAYYLYRSNYVSAATDPMVYIVSHTWPDRWTAPGRKSGIIVYSNCEEVELFNDLGDRSLGRRQRGVRGTHFQWDDVDVATNVLYAEGRVAGQVVARDLITLHHLPPAPRFAATARTESEVTTARPGVEYLCRVNCGGPDYVDARGHRWLADREYVPGVSWGSVSWAARYPSLPPRFGSQRKIYDPVTGTREDALFQTFRYGRQELRYVFQVPDGEYELELYFIEPWYGTGSGADLGGMVTPPVLAAGGAPHSAPTTTPIGWRRFDIAVNGAPVLHDLDLWREAGRAHAVRKIVPARARNGRIELSFPRIDVGQAVISALALGARRDANPAATAVVPSFLSSSTLITQLTVADDAHADAYAVRQALDTGDQTYGDAPGGFSQLPPELLEADWIQTAQGSAKASVQSLLRFTPTADVTLYVAHAAEDRALPEWLRGWELIATTVQTTAVPGATFRVYRADADGGKPVALGANLKTREATALPMYSVFVTRRSPTVPAQFVRDVAPATVQSSSQTRPGRKLYTDANVRLVTMPGSLTDCDLVSLPAAGLPSVAFTVTDHVDVNLALDARITARPAWLEDWAASGQTVTTSDPTAPAFNILRRRFGPDQRVELGANGQLPSGGAAAGYFVIVRAVRPSVLLEAEAAALTGTRPANLPGATGHGAVLLPPGPENKIEWTGAVGVGDRYGLTIRYTTRSASPATPAKLEIIGADGVVLLTEPLVFPAMTQPGRWAFLHQRTSASINAGTYKFRLSHESPTDLVIDSLEIE encoded by the coding sequence ATGACCGCCCCGCTTCGCTCCTGCCTGCGCCTCGCGTCTCTTCTCGTCCTCGCCAGCGGACTCCTGCCCTCCTTCGCCGTCGCAAGCGAAACCGCGGCCGGGCGCGGCGCGCCAAACATTCCGGGCGAGCTCACTCCGTTGCCGCCCCGCCGCGAGGTGCTCCTGAACGACGGCTGGCTCACCCTCGCGGTCGAAACCGGCGCACCCGAGCCCGCGGGCCTGCACTCACTCTCGGCCGATCTCTCGGGCTGGAAACGCGTCGACGTCCCGCACAACTGGGATGGCTACGAGGGCTCGCGCCAATTGCGTCATGGCAATCGTCACGGCACCGCGTGGTACCGCCGCACGTTCAGCGTCGCTCCGCTCGCCGACGACGCACGCCAGTTTCTCTTCTTTGAGGGCGTTGGCTCCTACGCGACGGTCTGGGTCAATGGCCGGCTTGTGGGCCGTCATGCCGGCGGCCTCACCACGTTCACCCTCGACGTGACCGCTGCGGTGCACGCTGGCGCGGACAATCTCCTCGTCGTTCGCGCGGATCATCCGGCCGGGATTCGCGATCTGCCCTGGGTCTGCGGCGGCTGCGAACGCGCCAGCGGTTTCTCCGAGGGACCGCAGCCTTTCGGCATCAACCGTCCGGTGCATCTGGTTTCCACGGCATCAGTCCGCATCGAGCCGTTTGGCGTGCACGTCTGGAACGACGAACATGCCAACGCGGACGCGGCGCGCCTGCATGTCCGCACCGAGTTGCGCAACTACGGCGCCATCGCCCAGCGGGTGACGCTGACCACCCGCGTGCTTGCCCCCGCCCATGGCACCGCCGCGCCGGTGGTGCTTTCGACCACCCGGAGTGACGTCACCCTGGCTCCGGGCCAGACGCAGATCGTCGCCCACGAACCGCCGGTCATCGCCCGGCCGCACCTCTGGTCTCCCGCCGCACCGGCGCTCCACACGATCGAATCCGAGGTTTCGCCCGCCGCCGCGCCAGCAGCGCCCTCGGCGGCGCAACCATCGCTTGGCGCCGTCGGCGTGCTCGACCGCACCGCGACGTCCTTCGGCATCCGCACGATTCGCTGGACGGCTCCTGATTCCCCCGACGCGCGCTTTTATCTCAACGGCGAGCCGTTCTTCCTGAACGGCGTCTGCGACTACGAGCATAACCTCGGCGACAATCACGCGTTCACGCCGGCGCAGATCCACGCGCGCGTGCGCCAGATCCAGTCCGCCGGCTTCAACGCTTTCCGCGACGCCCACCATCCGCACAACCTGCGCTTTCAGACGTACTGGGACGCCGAGGGTCTGCCGTGGTGGACGCAGTTTGGCGCGCACGTGTGGTTCGACAACGAGGCGTTCCGCACGAACTTTAAGGCCCTCCTCCGCGAGTGGGTCCGCGAACGCCGCAACTCGCCGTCGCTCATTCTCTGGGGCCTGCAGAACGAGAGCCTGCTGCCGACCGCGTTTGCCGAGGAATGCAGCGCCCTCATTCGCGAGCTCGACCCGACCGCTTCGTCGCAACGCAAGATCACGACCTGCAACGGCGGCACCGGCACCGATTGGGACGTTCCGCAGAACTGGAGCGGCACCTACAGCGGTGATCCCGCCGCCTACGCCGACGACCTTCGACGCCAGCATCTGGTGGGTGAATACGGCGCGTGGCGCAGCCTCGGCCTGCATACCGAGGGTGGCTTCCAGGAGAAGGCGCCCTACAGCGAAGACCGCATGGCCGCGCTGCTCGAGCTCAAGCTCCGGCTCGCCGAGACGGTGCGGGGCGAGGTCGGCGGACACTTTCTCTGGCCGTTCACCTCCCACGCGAATCCCGGGCGCAACGCCGGTGAGTTCGGCGAGCAGATGTCGGACGGCATCCGGCCGCTCGATCGCATCGGCCCCGCCAACAACAAGGGTTTGTTCACGATCTGGGGCGAGCCCACCGACGCCTACTATCTCTACCGCAGCAACTACGTCTCCGCGGCGACCGATCCCATGGTCTATATCGTCTCGCATACCTGGCCCGACCGCTGGACGGCGCCGGGCCGCAAGAGCGGGATCATCGTCTACTCCAACTGTGAGGAGGTGGAGCTGTTCAACGACCTCGGCGACCGCTCGCTCGGCCGCCGCCAGCGCGGCGTGCGCGGCACCCATTTCCAGTGGGACGACGTCGACGTGGCCACGAACGTCCTCTATGCCGAGGGCCGCGTCGCCGGTCAGGTCGTGGCCCGCGATCTCATCACGCTGCACCACCTCCCGCCGGCCCCGCGTTTCGCCGCCACGGCGCGCACCGAATCTGAGGTGACGACCGCCCGGCCGGGCGTCGAATACCTCTGCCGCGTCAACTGCGGCGGGCCCGATTACGTCGACGCCCGCGGCCACCGCTGGCTGGCGGATCGCGAGTACGTGCCGGGGGTATCCTGGGGCTCCGTCTCCTGGGCCGCACGCTACCCCAGCCTGCCCCCGCGTTTCGGCAGCCAGCGCAAAATCTACGACCCGGTCACCGGCACGCGCGAGGACGCTTTGTTCCAGACGTTCCGATACGGACGCCAGGAACTGCGTTACGTGTTCCAGGTGCCTGACGGCGAATACGAACTCGAGCTCTACTTCATCGAGCCCTGGTACGGAACCGGCAGCGGCGCCGACCTTGGCGGCATGGTCACACCACCTGTGCTCGCGGCTGGAGGCGCGCCGCACTCCGCGCCGACGACCACGCCCATCGGCTGGCGCCGCTTTGACATCGCGGTGAACGGGGCGCCTGTGCTCCACGACCTCGACCTCTGGCGGGAAGCAGGCCGCGCGCACGCGGTGCGCAAGATCGTGCCGGCCCGGGCGCGCAACGGTCGCATCGAGCTCTCGTTCCCGCGCATTGATGTCGGCCAAGCCGTCATCTCCGCCCTCGCCCTGGGCGCACGCCGCGACGCCAACCCCGCGGCCACCGCGGTGGTCCCGAGCTTTCTCTCGTCTTCCACCCTTATCACGCAGCTGACCGTTGCGGACGACGCCCACGCCGACGCCTATGCGGTTCGACAGGCGCTCGATACCGGTGATCAGACGTACGGCGACGCACCGGGCGGGTTCAGCCAACTCCCCCCGGAGCTGCTCGAAGCCGACTGGATCCAGACCGCACAGGGCTCGGCAAAGGCCTCGGTCCAGTCGCTGCTGCGGTTTACGCCGACCGCCGACGTCACGCTGTACGTGGCCCATGCCGCCGAAGACCGTGCCCTGCCCGAGTGGCTGCGGGGCTGGGAACTCATCGCGACCACCGTGCAGACGACGGCGGTGCCTGGGGCGACGTTCCGGGTCTATCGCGCGGACGCCGACGGCGGAAAACCCGTTGCACTCGGTGCCAATCTCAAGACGCGCGAGGCTACGGCGCTCCCGATGTACAGCGTGTTCGTGACGCGCCGGAGTCCAACGGTTCCTGCTCAGTTCGTACGCGACGTGGCTCCAGCGACGGTGCAGAGCAGCAGTCAAACGCGCCCGGGGCGGAAGCTCTACACCGACGCGAACGTGCGGCTCGTCACGATGCCGGGCTCGCTCACGGACTGCGACCTCGTGAGCCTGCCCGCCGCGGGCCTGCCGTCAGTGGCGTTCACCGTGACTGATCACGTGGACGTCAATCTGGCACTCGACGCCCGGATCACCGCGCGCCCCGCGTGGCTCGAGGACTGGGCCGCCAGCGGACAGACGGTAACTACGTCCGATCCAACCGCGCCTGCCTTCAACATCCTGCGGCGCCGATTCGGGCCCGACCAGCGCGTGGAGCTCGGCGCCAACGGTCAGCTTCCTTCCGGCGGAGCCGCCGCCGGCTATTTCGTCATCGTGCGCGCGGTGCGTCCCTCTGTGCTCCTGGAGGCAGAGGCGGCGGCACTAACGGGCACGAGACCGGCAAACCTGCCGGGTGCAACGGGCCACGGTGCGGTCCTCCTGCCGCCGGGGCCCGAGAACAAGATCGAATGGACGGGAGCCGTCGGCGTGGGCGATCGCTACGGCCTCACGATCCGCTACACCACGCGTTCGGCCAGCCCCGCAACTCCCGCCAAGCTCGAAATCATCGGCGCCGACGGCGTGGTTTTGTTGACGGAGCCGCTCGTATTTCCCGCGATGACGCAGCCCGGCCGGTGGGCTTTCCTGCACCAGCGCACCAGCGCGAGCATCAACGCCGGCACGTACAAGTTCCGCCTCTCCCACGAGAGCCCAACCGACCTCGTCATCGACTCGCTGGAGATCGAGTAG
- a CDS encoding ADOP family duplicated permease: MHDFRFAFRSLAKSPGYTLAVVLTLALGIGAATAIFSVADRILFRPPPYPFHERLVVLGQHTKRLGFLNMAYPVEIAAYRRSVPAIEAYASMAPSFANLVVDGVPIGVRQGSVSLDYFTTLGAIPALGRSFLPDEDQPGNDAVVILSDHLWRERFTADPAVLGKSVIVNGTSCRVIGVTPKRFEPPALSGGSDIYRPQTNVFDPARPIQGYAIVIARLRAGATCAQANAEIAAAELPIAPKWVRSFKDQRREVKPYLERVTRMKKTGPYWALLAAVACLYGIACVNAVNLMLARLQSRRRELVVRLALGGSHWQIARLLVAENLLLTALASATGVVLAQWLFPILIRIVGDGSSGIGRASVDWRVLGFMGVLSVGTALLVSVLPTLRLRQTNVTEGLSEGSHTFGENRRLRAVRSLLVVVEAALAVVLLVGAGLMARTVQRLDRLDRGFDLTNKAAVWLQIPRDAYKSADARRVFYEQLESRVRAVPGVSAITVSTTVPLAGTSSGYVKRPDGTEIRVGGTATTPSFNRMLGMSLVKGRWFDDAVVGGAPVVVLNETLARAYFGDEEPLGRTFECPWASGPKSWQVVGIVRDLHVHARGKPEPEFWHPYWQDSDDTVCTLLIRTSGRPDAALADGIRRAVFSINPLIATMPLRLLSESADQQIASERYTKTVLQVLSTIALGLAVAGLFAIMAYGVSERMGEFGVRMALGAMPQQLFRLVLSRGLILAALGVVIGGAAAWGLTRFLQSLLYETSATDPLVYGGVAALLLVAAALGCWLPARRAMRADVVKLLRRE, from the coding sequence ATGCACGACTTCCGGTTCGCGTTTCGCTCCCTGGCCAAATCCCCCGGCTACACGCTCGCCGTCGTCCTGACGCTCGCCCTCGGCATCGGCGCCGCGACCGCGATCTTCAGCGTCGCGGATCGAATCCTCTTCCGGCCGCCGCCTTATCCCTTCCACGAGCGGCTGGTCGTGCTTGGCCAGCACACCAAGCGGCTCGGTTTTTTGAACATGGCGTACCCCGTTGAGATTGCCGCTTATCGGCGGAGTGTCCCCGCCATCGAGGCGTACGCTTCCATGGCGCCATCGTTCGCCAACCTGGTCGTCGATGGTGTCCCGATCGGCGTCCGCCAAGGGAGCGTGTCGCTCGACTACTTCACGACGCTGGGCGCGATCCCGGCTCTGGGACGCAGCTTCCTGCCGGACGAAGATCAGCCGGGAAATGATGCGGTTGTGATTCTCAGCGATCACCTGTGGCGCGAGCGCTTCACTGCCGACCCAGCCGTACTGGGCAAATCCGTAATCGTGAACGGGACGTCGTGCCGCGTCATCGGAGTCACGCCGAAACGATTCGAACCGCCCGCGCTTTCGGGTGGCTCGGACATCTACCGGCCGCAGACGAATGTCTTCGATCCGGCACGGCCCATCCAAGGTTATGCCATCGTTATCGCCCGGCTGCGCGCTGGCGCCACTTGCGCGCAAGCCAACGCGGAGATTGCCGCTGCCGAACTCCCGATCGCGCCCAAGTGGGTGAGGTCATTCAAAGACCAGCGGCGCGAGGTAAAACCCTATCTTGAACGGGTCACTCGGATGAAAAAGACCGGCCCCTATTGGGCACTTTTGGCCGCCGTGGCATGCCTCTACGGAATCGCCTGTGTGAATGCCGTGAATCTCATGCTGGCTCGCCTGCAGAGCCGCCGCCGGGAACTCGTGGTCCGGCTCGCGCTCGGCGGCAGCCACTGGCAAATCGCCCGACTTTTGGTCGCCGAGAACCTGCTCCTCACCGCGCTGGCAAGTGCCACCGGCGTCGTACTCGCGCAGTGGCTTTTTCCCATTCTCATCCGCATCGTCGGCGACGGATCGTCGGGAATCGGACGCGCCTCCGTCGACTGGCGGGTGCTCGGCTTCATGGGCGTTCTGTCCGTCGGCACCGCGCTCCTTGTCTCCGTCCTTCCGACCCTGCGACTCCGCCAGACGAATGTGACGGAGGGGCTCAGCGAGGGGAGCCACACGTTCGGCGAGAACCGGCGACTCCGCGCCGTTCGGTCGCTCCTCGTCGTCGTTGAAGCAGCCCTCGCGGTCGTCCTCCTCGTCGGCGCCGGGCTGATGGCTCGCACCGTACAGCGACTCGACCGGCTAGATCGTGGTTTCGACCTCACGAACAAAGCCGCCGTCTGGCTGCAGATTCCACGGGACGCCTACAAGAGCGCGGACGCCCGTCGGGTATTCTACGAGCAACTGGAATCGAGGGTCCGGGCGGTCCCGGGTGTCTCGGCGATCACTGTTTCAACCACAGTGCCGCTCGCAGGCACGTCGTCGGGGTATGTCAAACGCCCGGACGGGACCGAGATCCGGGTGGGCGGAACGGCGACGACGCCGAGTTTCAACCGCATGCTGGGCATGTCTCTGGTCAAGGGCCGCTGGTTCGATGACGCCGTGGTCGGAGGTGCGCCGGTGGTGGTGCTCAACGAAACGTTGGCGCGTGCATACTTCGGCGACGAGGAGCCGCTTGGCAGAACCTTCGAGTGCCCCTGGGCCTCTGGCCCGAAATCCTGGCAAGTGGTCGGGATCGTCCGCGATCTTCATGTTCACGCCCGCGGCAAACCTGAACCCGAGTTCTGGCATCCCTACTGGCAGGACTCCGATGACACGGTGTGCACCCTCCTTATCCGCACCAGCGGTCGGCCCGATGCCGCTCTCGCCGATGGCATCCGGCGGGCCGTGTTTAGCATCAACCCGTTGATCGCAACGATGCCACTTCGGTTGCTGAGCGAGTCAGCCGACCAGCAGATCGCCTCTGAGCGCTACACCAAGACCGTCCTCCAGGTTCTCTCCACGATCGCGCTGGGGCTGGCGGTCGCGGGGTTGTTCGCGATCATGGCGTACGGCGTCTCCGAGCGGATGGGCGAGTTCGGCGTGCGGATGGCCCTGGGCGCGATGCCCCAGCAACTTTTCCGGCTCGTGCTCTCCCGCGGTCTCATCCTCGCCGCGCTTGGCGTCGTGATCGGCGGCGCCGCCGCGTGGGGGCTCACCCGCTTTCTCCAGAGTCTCCTCTACGAAACCAGCGCCACCGATCCGCTCGTCTATGGCGGCGTCGCCGCCCTCCTGCTCGTCGCCGCCGCCCTCGGCTGCTGGCTCCCCGCCCGCCGCGCCATGCGCGCCGACGTCGTCAAACTCCTCCGCCGCGAGTAG